Below is a window of Candidatus Saccharimonadia bacterium DNA.
CGGGAACGCCTGACGCCTGGCCGTAAGCTGCGCATATACCGACCAGCCGCAGGCAGTCGAGTGACCTTTGCAGCGTGTCCTTACCGATCGACTCATAGACAACGTCTACGCCCTTTCCGTCCGTAATCTTACGGGTGACAGCTACGAAGTCTTCGGTCGAGTAATTGATAACGTAATGACAACCGAGATTTCGAGCGATCTCGGCCTTCGCGTCGGTACTAACGGCACCGATCACAGTGGCTCCGAGATGCCGCGCCCAAGGACAAAGGATATGGCCCATGCCGCCAGCAGCCGCGTGGATCAGAACATAATCTCCCGGTTGCACCTTGTGCGTTCGATGCAGGAGATATTGCGCGGTCATCCCCTTCAGGATTAGTCCTGCCAGTTGAACGTCATCCAATGGCAAGTCCTTTGGAACCTTGATCAACTTGTCAGCCGGGTAAAGGCGCTCCTGACTATAGGCGCCGAGTGGGGGAAGGCAGGTGCAAACTCGTTCGCCGACAGAGAACCCGGTGACGCCAAGACCCAACTCCTCGATCTCGCCAACTCCTTCGAAACCGACGACAACCGGCGGATCGCCCACGATCATCGGGTGCGGGATACCTGCTCGATGGTACGTGTCAGCGAAATTCACGCCGACGGCCGTGCTGCGAAGACGTACCTGTCCGTCGTCAGAGATTTTGAGACAGGAGGCATCCTAATCTAAGGGAGATTCTGGCGCATCCGGTTTGATTTTAGGCTGCGTGAGTTTTGTGATGCAAGCGTCGGTGTTGGATGGTTTTGCGTTTGATCCTTTCTCTTTCCAGCAGAATGGTTTGACCGCGTCCGAAGTAGACGTCGGCCGGCGTCAGATTGTCGATGCTCTCGTGGTAGCGCAGGTGATTGTAGTGGGCGACGAAGGCTTCGATCCGAGCCTCGAGCTGGCCGGGCAGATAGTAGTTCTCCAGTAGGATGCGGTTCTTGAGCGTCAGATGCCAGCGCTCGATCTTCCCCTGTGTCATCGGATGATAGGGCGCGCCGCGGATATGCGGCATGTCTTGTTTGTCGAGCCATGCCGCCAACTCCACCGAGACGTAGCTCGGCCCGTTGTCGGATAACAGACGAGGCCGATGTGCCACGTTGACTTGGTCCAGCCCCGATGCCTGCAGAGCC
It encodes the following:
- a CDS encoding quinone oxidoreductase, coding for MSDDGQVRLRSTAVGVNFADTYHRAGIPHPMIVGDPPVVVGFEGVGEIEELGLGVTGFSVGERVCTCLPPLGAYSQERLYPADKLIKVPKDLPLDDVQLAGLILKGMTAQYLLHRTHKVQPGDYVLIHAAAGGMGHILCPWARHLGATVIGAVSTDAKAEIARNLGCHYVINYSTEDFVAVTRKITDGKGVDVVYESIGKDTLQRSLDCLRLVGICAAYGQASGVPDPINLIEDLGVRGSLFITRPVLSHYMSNRSEIDDGAKSLFDAVAQGVVASNVVKTFPLREAAAAHKFIGGRKTTGSIVMLPFE
- a CDS encoding DDE-type integrase/transposase/recombinase, with translation PRELAVRFTDAERYFVSEASVYRLLKAHDLITSPAFIVMKAADEFKDKTTAPDQLWQTDFTYLKVTGWGWFYLSTVLDDFSRYIVAWKLCTTMKAEDVTDTLELALQASGLDQVNVAHRPRLLSDNGPSYVSVELAAWLDKQDMPHIRGAPYHPMTQGKIERWHLTLKNRILLENYYLPGQLEARIEAFVAHYNHLRYHESIDNLTPADVYFGRGQTILLERERIKRKTIQHRRLHHKTHAA